In Synechococcus sp. KORDI-52, one genomic interval encodes:
- the trxA gene encoding thioredoxin: MSSAAAVTDASFEQDVLQSDVPVLVDFWAPWCGPCRMVAPIVEEIAKEFDGQIKVFKLNTDENPNVASQYGIRSIPTLMVFKGGQKVDTVVGAVPKATLSGTISKYL; encoded by the coding sequence ATGTCCAGCGCTGCTGCTGTCACCGATGCCTCCTTCGAGCAGGACGTGCTCCAGAGCGACGTGCCGGTCCTGGTGGACTTCTGGGCTCCCTGGTGTGGCCCCTGCCGGATGGTGGCTCCCATCGTTGAAGAGATCGCCAAGGAATTTGACGGCCAGATCAAGGTGTTCAAGCTCAATACAGACGAAAACCCAAACGTCGCCAGCCAGTACGGCATCCGAAGCATTCCGACCCTGATGGTGTTCAAGGGTGGTCAGAAGGTCGACACCGTGGTGGGTGCAGTTCCTAAGGCAACGCTGTCGGGCACCATTTCCAAGTATCTCTGA